From Mus musculus strain C57BL/6J chromosome 17, GRCm38.p6 C57BL/6J, the proteins below share one genomic window:
- the Washc1 gene encoding WASH complex subunit 1 isoform X1 translates to MTPVKTQCSLAGQLYAVPLIQPDLRREEAIQQVADALQYLQNISGDIFSRISRRVELSRRQLQAISERVSLAQAKIEKIKGSKKAIKVFSSAKYPAPEHLQEYGSIFTGALDPGLQRRPRYRIQSKHRPLDERALQEKLKYFPVCVNTKSEPEDEAEEGLGGLPSNISSISSLLLFNTTENLYKKYVFLDPLAGAVTKTHTMLGTEEEKLFDAPLSISKREQLERQAPENYFYVPDLGQVPEIDVPSYLPDLPGVADDLMYSADLGPGIAPSAPGAIPELPAFHTEVAEPLQPELENEVLLAAPPPPPPPPPPPPPAPTALVSTPQPPMFPDMATAAGQVAREEDSSSSMAHTASVQGAPKEVVDPSSGRATLLESIRQAGGIGKAKLRSVKERKLEKKKQKEQEQVRATSQGGDLMSDLFNKLVMRRKGRHLTYYPSSGAGEVVPHCLSACLSACLPVCLSHCLSLPGISGKGPSTGTSEGPGGAFSRMSDSIPPLPPPQQPAGDEDEEDWES, encoded by the exons ATGACACCGGTGAAGACCCAGTGCTCCTTGGCGGGCCAGCTTTATGCAGTGCCCCTCATCCAGCCCGACCTGCGACGAGAGGAGGCAATCCAGCAAGTGGCAGATGCCCTGCAGTACCTACAGAACATCTCTGGAGACATCTTCAGCAG gATCTCCCGACGAGTAGAGCTGAGTCGGCGCCAGCTGCAGGCCATTAGTGAGAGGGTCTCCTTGGCCCAGGCTAAGATAGAGAAGATCAAGGGCAGTAAGAAGGCCATCAAG GTCTTTTCTAGTGCCAAGTACCCAGCACCAGAGCACCTGCAGGAATACGGCTCCATCTTTACTGGCGCCTTGGACCCTGGTCTGCAGAGAAGACCCCGTTACAGGATCCAGAGCAAGCACCGCCCACTGGATGAGCGGGCTCTGCAG GAGAAGCTGAAATACTTTCCCGTGTGTGTGAACACCAAGTCGGAGCCTGAGGATGAAGCTGAGGAGGGACTTGGGGGTCTTCCCAGCAACATCAGCTCCATCAGCTCCCTGCTGCTCTTCAACACCACAGAGAATCT GTATAAGAAGTATGTTTTCCTGGACCCTCTGGCTGGTGCAGTAACAAAAACGCACACGATGCTGGGCACAGAGGAGGAGAAATTGTTCGATGCCCCTCTGTCTATCAGCAAGAGAGAGCAGCTGGAGCGGCAG GCTCCAGAAAACTACTTCTACGTGCCAGACCTGGGCCAGGTTCCTGAGATCGACGTGCCATCCTACCTACCCGATTTACCCGGCGTCGCAGACGACCTGATGTACAGTGCGGATTTGGGCCCTGGCATTGCCCCGTCTGCTCCTGGTGCTATCCCAGAGTTGCCTGCCTTCCACACAGAGGTGGCAGAACCTCTCCAGCCAG AGCTAGAGAATGAAGTACTGTTGGCAGCACCGCCCCCGCCTCCTCCCCCACCGCCGCCACCTCCCCCAGCTCCCACAGCATTGGTCAGTACCCCACAGCCACCGATGTTCCCTGACATGGCAACTGCTGCTGGCCAGGTTGCCAGGGAAGAAGACTCTAGCAGCAGCATGGCCCACACAG CCTCTGTTCAGGGAGCCCCTAAGGAGGTGGTTGACCCCTCCAGTGGCCGGGCCACTCTGCTCGAGTCCATCCGCCAAGCTGGGGGCATTGGCAAGGCCAAGCTACGCAGCGTGAAGGAGCGCAAActggagaagaagaaacagaaggagcaggagcaag TGAGAGCCACGAGCCAAGGTGGGGACTTGATGTCAGATCTCTTCAACAAACTTGTCATGAGGCGCAAAGGTAGGCACCTTACCTATTATCCATCTTCAGGGGCTGGTGAAGTAGTACCtcactgtctgtctgcctgtctgtctgcctgcctgcctgtctgtctgtctcattgcctctccctcccaggtaTCTCTGGAAAGGGACCTAGCACTGGAACCAGTGAGGGACCTGGAGGAGCCTTCTCTCGAATGTCAGACTCCATCCCACCGCTGCCACCCCCACAGCAGCCGGCAGGAGACGAGGATGAGGAGGACTGGGAGTCCTAA
- the Washc1 gene encoding WASH complex subunit 1, translating to MTPVKTQCSLAGQLYAVPLIQPDLRREEAIQQVADALQYLQNISGDIFSRISRRVELSRRQLQAISERVSLAQAKIEKIKGSKKAIKVFSSAKYPAPEHLQEYGSIFTGALDPGLQRRPRYRIQSKHRPLDERALQEKLKYFPVCVNTKSEPEDEAEEGLGGLPSNISSISSLLLFNTTENLYKKYVFLDPLAGAVTKTHTMLGTEEEKLFDAPLSISKREQLERQAPENYFYVPDLGQVPEIDVPSYLPDLPGVADDLMYSADLGPGIAPSAPGAIPELPAFHTEVAEPLQPELENEVLLAAPPPPPPPPPPPPPAPTALVSTPQPPMFPDMATAAGQVAREEDSSSSMAHTASVQGAPKEVVDPSSGRATLLESIRQAGGIGKAKLRSVKERKLEKKKQKEQEQVRATSQGGDLMSDLFNKLVMRRKGISGKGPSTGTSEGPGGAFSRMSDSIPPLPPPQQPAGDEDEEDWES from the exons ATGACACCGGTGAAGACCCAGTGCTCCTTGGCGGGCCAGCTTTATGCAGTGCCCCTCATCCAGCCCGACCTGCGACGAGAGGAGGCAATCCAGCAAGTGGCAGATGCCCTGCAGTACCTACAGAACATCTCTGGAGACATCTTCAGCAG gATCTCCCGACGAGTAGAGCTGAGTCGGCGCCAGCTGCAGGCCATTAGTGAGAGGGTCTCCTTGGCCCAGGCTAAGATAGAGAAGATCAAGGGCAGTAAGAAGGCCATCAAG GTCTTTTCTAGTGCCAAGTACCCAGCACCAGAGCACCTGCAGGAATACGGCTCCATCTTTACTGGCGCCTTGGACCCTGGTCTGCAGAGAAGACCCCGTTACAGGATCCAGAGCAAGCACCGCCCACTGGATGAGCGGGCTCTGCAG GAGAAGCTGAAATACTTTCCCGTGTGTGTGAACACCAAGTCGGAGCCTGAGGATGAAGCTGAGGAGGGACTTGGGGGTCTTCCCAGCAACATCAGCTCCATCAGCTCCCTGCTGCTCTTCAACACCACAGAGAATCT GTATAAGAAGTATGTTTTCCTGGACCCTCTGGCTGGTGCAGTAACAAAAACGCACACGATGCTGGGCACAGAGGAGGAGAAATTGTTCGATGCCCCTCTGTCTATCAGCAAGAGAGAGCAGCTGGAGCGGCAG GCTCCAGAAAACTACTTCTACGTGCCAGACCTGGGCCAGGTTCCTGAGATCGACGTGCCATCCTACCTACCCGATTTACCCGGCGTCGCAGACGACCTGATGTACAGTGCGGATTTGGGCCCTGGCATTGCCCCGTCTGCTCCTGGTGCTATCCCAGAGTTGCCTGCCTTCCACACAGAGGTGGCAGAACCTCTCCAGCCAG AGCTAGAGAATGAAGTACTGTTGGCAGCACCGCCCCCGCCTCCTCCCCCACCGCCGCCACCTCCCCCAGCTCCCACAGCATTGGTCAGTACCCCACAGCCACCGATGTTCCCTGACATGGCAACTGCTGCTGGCCAGGTTGCCAGGGAAGAAGACTCTAGCAGCAGCATGGCCCACACAG CCTCTGTTCAGGGAGCCCCTAAGGAGGTGGTTGACCCCTCCAGTGGCCGGGCCACTCTGCTCGAGTCCATCCGCCAAGCTGGGGGCATTGGCAAGGCCAAGCTACGCAGCGTGAAGGAGCGCAAActggagaagaagaaacagaaggagcaggagcaag TGAGAGCCACGAGCCAAGGTGGGGACTTGATGTCAGATCTCTTCAACAAACTTGTCATGAGGCGCAAAG gtaTCTCTGGAAAGGGACCTAGCACTGGAACCAGTGAGGGACCTGGAGGAGCCTTCTCTCGAATGTCAGACTCCATCCCACCGCTGCCACCCCCACAGCAGCCGGCAGGAGACGAGGATGAGGAGGACTGGGAGTCCTAA